The Enterobacter kobei genome has a segment encoding these proteins:
- a CDS encoding alpha/beta hydrolase family protein, whose translation MKKLKFTFKNAAGEELAGLLELPENPKAFALLAHCFTCGKDLKGAARIARKLTENAIAVLRFDFTGLGNSEGDFSNTNFSSNISDLLCAVDYLRRQYEAPSLLIGHSLGGSAILSIAGEVPEAKAVVTIGSPGELTHVKRLFKDDVENINQHGAYPVELAGRVFTLKKQMLDNIQEHKIAHKVFAMNKPLLIFHATEDDTVLIEQAEKIFKAAKHPKSFISLGKADHLLTHAQDAEYVADIIISWSECYL comes from the coding sequence ATGAAAAAACTAAAATTTACGTTCAAAAATGCGGCTGGTGAAGAACTGGCCGGATTGCTTGAACTTCCTGAAAATCCTAAAGCGTTTGCGCTGTTAGCTCATTGTTTTACGTGTGGCAAAGACCTCAAAGGCGCGGCGCGTATTGCGCGGAAACTGACAGAGAATGCTATCGCCGTTCTCCGGTTTGATTTTACTGGTCTGGGAAACAGCGAAGGGGATTTTTCCAACACCAACTTCTCATCCAATATTTCGGACCTGCTTTGCGCGGTAGATTATCTCCGCCGACAGTACGAAGCGCCTTCTTTGCTCATCGGCCATAGCCTGGGGGGATCGGCCATTCTGTCTATTGCCGGCGAAGTTCCTGAGGCAAAGGCCGTTGTCACCATAGGATCACCCGGAGAACTGACACACGTAAAACGTCTTTTTAAGGATGATGTTGAAAACATTAACCAGCATGGAGCCTATCCCGTTGAGCTGGCCGGGCGGGTATTTACCTTAAAGAAACAGATGCTGGACAATATTCAGGAACACAAAATCGCTCATAAGGTGTTCGCCATGAACAAGCCTCTGCTTATTTTTCATGCGACTGAAGATGATACTGTGTTAATTGAGCAGGCCGAAAAAATATTCAAAGCAGCAAAGCATCCCAAGAGTTTCATTTCGTTGGGTAAGGCGGATCACCTTCTGACTCATGCTCAGGATGCTGAATACGTTGCCGATATCATTATATCGTGGAGCGAATGTTACCTATAA
- a CDS encoding DMT family transporter yields the protein MANCALILKISLAMLAFAANSILCRLALQGGHIDPLSFSSLRLASGALVLSPFLFYHAKTTLSLWRPLSGFYLMVYAVLFSVAYIHLDTGAGALLLFGAVQFAMVIHGLFKGESLSVMRACGLVIALAGIAALLLPGAKAPPLYSALMMIVAGLAWAAYSVRGRAGQAAGASTAANFVLATPMALALSLLFMKQGHYDAAGIALSLLSGAAASAGAYVLWYTLLPSLGSITASTLQLSVPCLAMLGGVVFLDESLTVRTIFSALAVLTGIVMVTREKSPRQSMTKAREP from the coding sequence ATGGCCAATTGCGCGCTCATTCTTAAAATATCCCTGGCAATGCTGGCGTTTGCTGCAAACTCTATTCTGTGCCGTCTGGCCCTGCAGGGAGGCCACATTGATCCCCTTTCATTCAGCAGCCTCAGGCTGGCCAGTGGTGCACTCGTCCTGTCACCTTTCTTGTTTTATCACGCAAAAACTACATTATCGCTGTGGCGTCCGCTGAGCGGATTTTACCTCATGGTGTACGCAGTGCTCTTCTCTGTCGCCTATATCCATCTCGATACCGGGGCAGGTGCGCTGTTACTTTTTGGTGCCGTACAGTTTGCGATGGTGATCCACGGATTATTTAAAGGGGAATCACTCTCCGTTATGCGGGCTTGCGGTTTAGTTATTGCTCTGGCAGGAATTGCTGCCCTGCTGTTACCCGGGGCGAAGGCACCGCCGCTTTACAGTGCACTTATGATGATCGTTGCCGGATTAGCCTGGGCCGCCTATTCCGTCAGGGGGAGGGCGGGCCAGGCGGCCGGGGCTTCAACGGCGGCAAATTTTGTACTCGCCACGCCGATGGCTCTCGCTCTTTCGTTGCTGTTTATGAAGCAGGGTCACTATGATGCTGCGGGCATTGCTTTGTCATTGCTGTCCGGTGCCGCCGCCTCAGCCGGTGCATATGTATTGTGGTATACCCTTTTACCCTCTCTCGGCTCTATCACCGCCAGTACCCTTCAGCTCAGCGTTCCCTGTCTGGCAATGCTAGGGGGTGTGGTATTCCTGGATGAATCACTGACGGTCAGAACGATATTTTCTGCCCTGGCGGTGCTGACTGGCATTGTGATGGTGACACGCGAGAAATCCCCCCGTCAGTCGATGACAAAGGCGAGAGAACCTTAA
- a CDS encoding MalY/PatB family protein — protein sequence MKYDFDEYVSREKTDSLTVDGWREYLFSGQSEFAMRYPAEGLINLWVADMAFATPEPILQAIRDRLDRKILGYTKIYDEEYYEIFGSWCERQYGHRFKTEDIVLSPGIIPALNRLVPLLTDMDDSILIMTPSYGPFKKAGEYSQRRVVYSALKKSAGGWEPDWEDFARKASQADLRVKILFLCNPHNPTGRVWRPDELKRIIEICLANDIWVISDEIHCDLSRSGIGHTPAASLFPDSTRIITCMSSSKTFNLAGNLLANIIIPDPGVRSEWRLRHDEFISPLSLAANKAAWSECDDWLVHLREYIDGNFQYLHDYLKSYLPETRFSIPEGTYLAWIDISRYLPDTAGEDLSLYFARESGVLLEGGLLFVDNGDGYIRLNLACPRSMLTAGMKRISQVLRIPAPHRV from the coding sequence ATGAAATATGATTTTGATGAGTACGTAAGCAGAGAGAAAACAGACAGTCTCACCGTGGACGGCTGGCGGGAATACCTGTTTTCGGGACAGTCCGAATTTGCAATGCGGTATCCGGCAGAAGGGCTAATCAACCTCTGGGTTGCTGACATGGCTTTTGCCACACCAGAGCCGATTCTTCAGGCCATCAGAGACCGTCTGGATAGAAAAATACTCGGCTACACTAAAATCTACGACGAAGAATACTATGAGATCTTTGGCAGCTGGTGTGAGCGACAATATGGTCACCGTTTCAAAACGGAAGACATTGTGCTGTCTCCGGGCATTATTCCCGCGCTGAACCGTCTCGTCCCGCTTCTGACCGACATGGATGACAGTATTCTTATTATGACGCCTTCATATGGCCCGTTTAAAAAGGCGGGTGAATACAGTCAGCGTCGCGTGGTGTACTCGGCGTTAAAAAAATCAGCAGGCGGCTGGGAACCTGACTGGGAAGACTTTGCACGCAAAGCCAGTCAGGCCGATTTACGTGTGAAAATTCTTTTCCTGTGTAATCCGCATAACCCGACCGGACGAGTCTGGCGGCCTGATGAACTTAAGCGGATTATTGAAATTTGCCTGGCCAATGACATCTGGGTGATATCTGACGAAATTCACTGCGACCTGTCCCGAAGCGGTATCGGTCATACACCGGCCGCCTCTCTTTTCCCTGATTCTACACGCATTATTACCTGCATGTCCTCGAGTAAAACATTCAATCTGGCCGGGAATTTGTTGGCAAATATCATTATTCCGGATCCCGGTGTCAGAAGCGAGTGGCGTCTCAGACACGACGAGTTCATCTCTCCACTGAGCCTGGCAGCAAACAAAGCGGCGTGGAGTGAATGTGATGACTGGCTTGTCCATCTGAGGGAATATATTGACGGCAATTTCCAGTACCTGCACGACTATCTCAAAAGCTATTTACCCGAAACCAGGTTCTCGATCCCCGAAGGGACATATCTGGCCTGGATAGATATTAGCCGCTACCTGCCCGACACCGCAGGTGAGGATTTATCGCTGTATTTTGCCCGGGAGTCAGGGGTCCTTCTTGAAGGGGGCTTGCTGTTTGTCGACAATGGGGACGGATATATCCGGTTAAATCTGGCCTGCCCACGGAGTATGCTGACAGCAGGGATGAAAAGAATTTCACAGGTACTGCGGATACCGGCTCCTCATCGTGTATAA
- a CDS encoding SDR family NAD(P)-dependent oxidoreductase, whose product MNTFFKGKKLLVVGGTSGMGLAVARMVLEAGGSVVLTGNKKDKAEAVQKELSPLGPVAVIAANLMTEEGMETIRQEINAHHRDISLMVNAAGIFMPKGFTEHSFADYDMYLSLNRATFFITQDVVKNMLAAKLEGSIVNVGSIGAQAALGDSPASAYSMAKAGLHALTRNLAIELASAGIRVNAVSPGIVHTPIYEGFMDKADIADAMKSLNDFHPLGRVGTAEDVANTILFLLSDKTSWVTGAIWDVDAGIMAVRR is encoded by the coding sequence ATGAACACTTTTTTCAAAGGTAAAAAACTGCTCGTCGTCGGCGGTACCAGCGGCATGGGCCTGGCCGTGGCACGCATGGTACTGGAAGCGGGCGGCAGTGTCGTGCTGACCGGGAATAAAAAAGACAAAGCCGAAGCGGTGCAAAAAGAACTGAGCCCTCTGGGACCGGTTGCGGTCATCGCGGCGAACCTGATGACCGAAGAAGGTATGGAAACTATCCGTCAGGAAATTAATGCTCACCATCGCGATATCAGCCTGATGGTGAATGCCGCCGGTATCTTCATGCCCAAAGGATTTACCGAGCACAGCTTTGCCGATTATGACATGTATCTTTCGCTGAACCGAGCCACGTTCTTTATTACACAGGATGTCGTGAAGAACATGCTCGCCGCGAAGCTCGAAGGGTCTATCGTCAACGTCGGTTCGATTGGTGCTCAGGCTGCACTGGGTGACTCGCCGGCCTCGGCCTATTCAATGGCAAAAGCGGGTCTGCATGCCCTGACGCGTAATCTGGCGATTGAGCTGGCCAGCGCGGGTATTCGTGTCAACGCGGTGTCTCCCGGGATTGTTCATACGCCGATATACGAAGGCTTCATGGACAAAGCGGATATCGCAGATGCTATGAAGTCGCTGAACGATTTCCACCCGCTGGGACGCGTCGGAACTGCCGAAGATGTGGCAAACACTATTCTCTTCCTGTTGTCTGACAAAACCTCATGGGTGACGGGCGCTATCTGGGATGTCGATGCGGGCATCATGGCGGTCAGACGATAA
- a CDS encoding DsbA family oxidoreductase produces MQTLKPTLTIDIWSDLVCPWCWIAKKRFEQGLNRFEFRDQVVIRHHSYRLAGGTPAMPFKDAIVKKLGSQHSAELMMNQVGTAGKSEGLIYNFDGMMFGDTEDAHTLLVAARKAGIADTVEERFYHGSITEGRSLFDRQQLVAMAVEAGMPKADAEAALENDDFRATVSDDEAHAQSIGLSGVPVFVMNEKYAISGAQAADNFLNALRQVWDEQQTEFSATAGQTCGTDGCSI; encoded by the coding sequence ATGCAAACGCTGAAACCCACCCTTACCATCGATATCTGGTCAGATTTGGTCTGCCCGTGGTGCTGGATTGCTAAAAAAAGATTTGAACAGGGTCTGAATCGCTTTGAATTTCGCGACCAGGTGGTGATCCGCCATCACAGCTACCGTCTGGCCGGTGGTACTCCCGCGATGCCTTTTAAGGATGCCATCGTTAAAAAGCTGGGCAGTCAGCATTCAGCGGAGCTGATGATGAATCAGGTGGGCACCGCCGGTAAATCTGAAGGTCTGATCTACAACTTCGACGGCATGATGTTTGGTGATACAGAAGATGCACACACCCTGCTGGTTGCCGCGCGTAAGGCCGGAATTGCGGACACGGTGGAAGAACGTTTTTATCATGGCAGTATCACCGAAGGTCGCTCTCTCTTTGACCGTCAGCAGCTCGTTGCCATGGCCGTAGAAGCCGGTATGCCGAAAGCTGACGCTGAAGCCGCCCTGGAAAATGACGATTTTCGCGCCACCGTTTCCGACGATGAAGCCCACGCACAGTCTATTGGCCTCAGCGGCGTTCCGGTTTTTGTGATGAACGAAAAATATGCCATCAGCGGGGCTCAGGCAGCAGATAACTTTTTGAATGCCCTGCGTCAGGTCTGGGATGAACAGCAAACCGAATTTTCAGCCACTGCGGGTCAGACCTGCGGAACGGATGGCTGCAGTATTTAA
- a CDS encoding alkene reductase: protein MSKLFTPYNLSGLALKNRVVMAPMTRTRTMNDVPDEVVALYYAQRASAGLLITEGMPVSEEGRGYLYTPGIYNDEHVQGWRKVTQAVHAKGGRIFAQLWHVGRMSHVSLQPGHIAPVSAGTVQAVNTTVFALTESGEPGPVVPSQPRALETHEVKRITADFVHSARLAMEAGFDGVEIMAANGFIFDQFLSSELNTRTDEYGGSVENRQRFLLETIDAVAEAVGNSHVAVRLSPFGRIYDLAPYEGEEQTWSAITDALGQRELAYVHLYYQPVYTKAPLPEGFRRRFRNTFKGTIIAAGGFTRDIAEQALEDDELDLVAFGVPYIANPDLVERMQNGWPLAESDRATYYGVSGSPEKGYTDYPVWQAQ, encoded by the coding sequence ATGAGTAAGCTTTTCACCCCCTACAATCTGTCTGGCCTGGCGTTAAAAAACCGTGTAGTCATGGCACCGATGACCCGCACCCGCACCATGAATGACGTGCCGGATGAGGTCGTGGCTTTGTACTATGCACAGCGTGCTTCTGCTGGCCTGCTCATCACCGAAGGGATGCCGGTTTCAGAAGAAGGCCGGGGTTACCTTTATACCCCTGGTATCTACAACGACGAACACGTCCAGGGCTGGCGTAAAGTGACACAAGCGGTTCACGCCAAAGGTGGCCGTATTTTCGCGCAGCTCTGGCACGTCGGCCGTATGTCTCACGTCTCTCTTCAGCCAGGCCACATAGCGCCGGTTTCAGCGGGCACCGTTCAGGCGGTCAATACCACCGTTTTTGCGCTGACCGAATCCGGAGAACCGGGCCCGGTTGTACCAAGCCAGCCACGCGCGCTGGAAACGCATGAAGTTAAACGCATCACTGCAGACTTCGTGCACTCCGCACGCCTGGCGATGGAAGCCGGCTTTGACGGCGTGGAAATCATGGCGGCAAACGGATTCATCTTTGACCAGTTCCTCAGTAGCGAACTGAACACCCGCACCGACGAATACGGCGGCTCGGTGGAAAATCGTCAGCGTTTCCTGCTGGAGACCATTGACGCCGTGGCGGAAGCCGTGGGTAACAGCCACGTTGCCGTGCGCCTGTCACCGTTCGGCCGCATTTATGACCTCGCGCCGTATGAAGGTGAAGAGCAAACCTGGTCAGCCATCACCGACGCGCTCGGTCAGCGGGAACTGGCCTACGTACACCTTTACTATCAGCCGGTGTACACCAAAGCGCCACTTCCGGAAGGCTTCCGCCGCCGTTTTCGCAACACGTTTAAAGGCACCATCATCGCTGCCGGCGGTTTTACCCGTGATATCGCAGAGCAGGCTCTGGAAGATGATGAGCTGGATCTGGTGGCATTTGGTGTGCCCTACATCGCTAACCCGGATCTGGTTGAAAGAATGCAAAACGGCTGGCCACTGGCAGAAAGTGACCGCGCCACCTACTACGGCGTCAGTGGTTCCCCGGAAAAAGGCTATACCGATTACCCGGTCTGGCAGGCGCAATAA
- a CDS encoding thioredoxin family protein gives MRTLTAYNEDNFRQIEQYKGISVVRFSAPWCPPCQASEEMFSQFADRLDRDIQVGKVNVDQAPVLTTKYEIWGLPSVLIFHEGQLVKRIPGVKPASVYAQAIADIKKGQ, from the coding sequence ATGCGTACATTAACAGCTTATAACGAAGATAATTTCCGCCAGATAGAGCAGTACAAAGGAATATCGGTGGTACGTTTCTCTGCACCCTGGTGTCCGCCCTGTCAGGCCAGCGAAGAAATGTTCAGTCAGTTTGCAGACCGGCTCGATAGAGATATTCAGGTGGGGAAAGTCAATGTAGATCAGGCGCCGGTGCTGACAACCAAATACGAGATCTGGGGGCTGCCGTCTGTGCTGATATTTCATGAAGGGCAATTAGTTAAACGCATACCGGGTGTGAAACCTGCATCGGTATATGCTCAGGCTATTGCGGACATAAAAAAAGGGCAGTAA
- a CDS encoding carboxymuconolactone decarboxylase family protein: MLDWNNYRSELMQRLGELGKLTPETMKGVVALGNAGNKTDLLGAKVRELIALACAVTTRCDGCIAFHADAAVKAGATDAEIAEALGVAINLNAGAAVIYSARTLDAVGQARG, from the coding sequence ATGCTGGACTGGAACAACTATCGCTCAGAGTTAATGCAACGTTTAGGCGAGTTGGGCAAACTGACCCCCGAGACCATGAAAGGCGTGGTTGCCCTGGGCAACGCAGGTAACAAAACTGACCTTTTGGGCGCAAAAGTGCGTGAACTCATTGCCCTGGCGTGCGCAGTCACAACCCGCTGCGACGGCTGTATTGCTTTTCACGCCGACGCCGCTGTGAAAGCCGGTGCAACCGACGCTGAAATTGCTGAAGCGCTGGGCGTGGCGATTAACCTCAACGCTGGCGCGGCGGTCATTTATTCAGCCCGCACTCTGGATGCCGTCGGTCAGGCACGCGGTTAA
- a CDS encoding TetR/AcrR family transcriptional regulator, translating to MTTMTRERLLSEAEHLMREKGYSVFSYADLSKIVGITKASIHHHFPTKDILGEQVVIQAFSDTQRVFEQIEATEKSAERRIAAYIDIFAQSHKASLLPLCCALSAETANLPQAITVQTSLYFDMQIEWLTKVVRAGMESGEFSSHAEPSDIALMIINVCEGSSVVAHATARPEVFANSLKYIKLLLNTPHSGE from the coding sequence ATGACAACCATGACACGGGAACGGCTGCTCAGCGAAGCAGAACACCTGATGCGCGAAAAAGGGTATTCAGTATTCAGCTATGCTGATTTATCAAAAATAGTGGGTATCACCAAGGCCAGTATTCATCACCATTTCCCGACCAAAGATATTCTGGGTGAGCAGGTGGTAATACAGGCGTTCTCTGATACACAACGCGTATTTGAGCAGATAGAGGCGACTGAGAAAAGCGCGGAGAGAAGAATTGCGGCTTACATCGATATCTTCGCGCAAAGCCATAAAGCTTCGCTACTGCCACTGTGTTGTGCGTTGTCAGCAGAGACCGCCAATCTGCCTCAGGCAATTACTGTACAGACATCACTTTATTTCGATATGCAAATCGAGTGGCTCACAAAAGTCGTCAGGGCGGGCATGGAGTCAGGTGAGTTTTCATCCCATGCCGAACCATCAGATATTGCTTTGATGATCATTAATGTCTGTGAAGGCTCAAGCGTAGTGGCGCATGCAACGGCCAGACCCGAAGTCTTCGCCAACAGCCTTAAGTATATAAAACTGCTTCTTAATACCCCTCATTCAGGAGAATGA
- a CDS encoding OsmC family protein, giving the protein MSTTVKPSADAAAIHNTREAVRSQPGLGNLTFQMKARSSGGLTVRTETGATIQNGVIDTSRVGKFSNIGDEPAGLLGTDTGMSPTEYIMQALAGCYTATLTMMAAEKGIDLDGIELDLNFDINLNGFLGLDSNVRKGAKSIRVDVHLTSKTASREELEALVSEMQKNSPIHDTLANPVEMITRLA; this is encoded by the coding sequence ATGTCTACTACCGTTAAACCTTCTGCAGACGCAGCTGCGATCCACAATACCCGTGAAGCAGTTCGCAGCCAGCCTGGCCTGGGTAACCTGACTTTCCAGATGAAAGCCCGTTCCAGCGGCGGATTAACCGTTCGCACAGAGACCGGCGCCACAATCCAAAACGGCGTTATCGATACCAGCCGTGTGGGGAAATTTTCTAATATCGGTGATGAACCCGCAGGTTTACTCGGCACCGATACCGGCATGAGCCCGACTGAATACATCATGCAGGCGCTGGCTGGCTGTTATACCGCCACCCTTACCATGATGGCTGCTGAAAAAGGGATCGACCTGGACGGTATCGAGCTGGATCTTAATTTCGATATCAACCTCAACGGCTTCCTTGGGCTGGACAGCAACGTGCGTAAAGGTGCGAAATCTATTCGCGTCGATGTTCACCTTACGAGCAAGACCGCCAGTCGCGAGGAGTTAGAAGCGCTGGTCAGCGAAATGCAAAAGAATTCGCCAATCCACGATACTCTGGCTAATCCGGTTGAAATGATTACACGCCTGGCGTGA
- a CDS encoding recombinase family protein has translation MSRVFAYCRVSTLEQTTENQRREIEAAGFAIRSQRLIEEHISGSVAASERPGFIRLLDRMENGDVLIVTKLDRLGRNAMDIRKTVEQLAALDIRVHCLALGGVDLTSPAGKMTMQVISAVAEFERDLLLERTYSGIARAKAAGKRFGRPPILSEEQKQTVTERLNAGISISAIAREFNTTRQTILRVKAGLLQE, from the coding sequence ATGTCACGTGTTTTTGCCTACTGCAGGGTCTCAACTCTGGAACAGACCACAGAAAACCAGCGTCGTGAAATTGAAGCGGCGGGTTTTGCCATCAGATCCCAACGACTTATTGAGGAGCATATCAGTGGCTCGGTTGCTGCCAGCGAACGCCCCGGATTTATCCGGTTGCTAGATCGCATGGAAAATGGGGATGTACTGATTGTCACCAAACTTGACCGTCTGGGTCGTAATGCGATGGATATCCGAAAAACAGTAGAGCAACTGGCGGCTTTAGATATTCGCGTTCATTGTCTCGCACTCGGAGGCGTTGACTTGACCAGTCCGGCCGGAAAAATGACTATGCAGGTAATTTCTGCTGTAGCGGAGTTTGAGCGGGATTTGCTGCTTGAGCGAACGTATTCAGGTATTGCGAGGGCAAAAGCGGCTGGAAAACGCTTCGGTCGCCCCCCCATCCTGAGCGAGGAACAAAAGCAAACAGTGACAGAGCGCCTAAATGCTGGCATCAGTATCAGTGCTATTGCCCGGGAATTTAATACCACCCGCCAGACTATCCTTCGGGTAAAGGCTGGATTGCTGCAAGAGTGA